One window of the Saccopteryx bilineata isolate mSacBil1 chromosome 2, mSacBil1_pri_phased_curated, whole genome shotgun sequence genome contains the following:
- the STPG3 gene encoding protein STPG3, translating into MNFDQKAVKFLANFYINGGQHWTHGPLRPQPLVPAQCPGSGAAWQETCSPASQEFPAGLRMYIDPLRECPPICTQILKELRKWRGFSSLGCFLTGQERRPPIATNLDNPGPTQYQVPDASVRESTPHPHFSIGRKHPTIDGGGRRAWQTLWFQSESPFTQKVDFSRELKWPSPADYSPLGGPSVPAFSFGCRRSASKAAEARARPGLPQAWGAGPCAQPTLQAPGEKRPSPNTYDTLPGYRLKSRRLPAFSFSVSRSPALASWVKSSHSPGPAAYYVEDCYNSRFPSVPGVVMGVRRPKRHDTGPFCAL; encoded by the exons ATGAATTTTGACCAGAAGGCTGTGAAATTCCTGGCAAACTTTTACATCAATGGAGGCCAACACTGGACCCATGGTCCCCTGAGGCCACAACCATTAGTGCCAGCCCAGT GCCCAGGTTCCGGGGCCGCCTGGCAGGAGACGTGTTCCCCAGCATCGCAGGAGTTCCCAGCGGGCCTCAGGATGTACATTGACCCCCTGCGGGAGTGCCCGCCGATCTGCACCCAGATCCTGAAGGAGCTGCGTAAATGGAGGGGCTTCTCCAGTCTG GGCTGTTTCCTAACAGGGCAGGAGCGACGCCCGCCAATCGCGACCAACCTGGACAACCCAGGCCCCACCCAGTACCAGGTGCCCGATGCTTCGGTGCGTGAATCCACCCCGCACCCTCACTTCAGCATTGGTCGCAAGCACCCGACCATCG ACGGCGGTGGCCGCAGGGCGTGGCAGACTCTGTGGTTCCAGAGCGAAAGCCCCTTCACGCAGAAAGTCGACTTCAGTCGGGAGCTCAAG TGGCCATCGCCCGCCGACTACTCTCCACTTGGCGGCCCTTCCGTCCCGGCTTTCAGCTTTGGGTGCCGCCGCTCCGCTTCCAAAGCAGCCGAGGCGCGCGCGCGTCCGGGGCTGCCGCAGGCCTGGGGTGCAGGTCCTTGTGCCCAGCCCACGTTGCAGGCCCCGGGTGAGAAGCGCCCCAGCCCCAACACCTACGACACCCTTCCCGGGTACCGCCTGAAGAGCCGGCGCCTGCCTGCCTTCTCCTTCTCCGTGAGCCGCTCGCCCGCGCTTGCCTCCTGGGTCAAATCCT CCCACTCCCCGGGCCCAGCCGCCTACTACGTGGAGGATTGCTATAACTCGCGCTTCCCCTCGGTGCCCGGCGTGGTTATGGGCGTGAGAAGACCCAAGCGTCATGACACAGGCCCCTTCTGTGCGCTTTAG
- the CIMIP2A gene encoding ciliary microtubule inner protein 2A has protein sequence MTATQKQTLFTPEPHYVPGYAGFYPQLRYQVGNTYGRTTAQLLTDPSVQKSPCSVLSPVSKPKFIEDFSKSKPPPVPCRELTEPYIPHCTGLKPYKNFENLGRLPPQDLDAEGPSGVENVSKQILRPAGIMPYPPYPPCPPGRKGDSRGLGHPGLRLAYGEEGWKTPTAAHEAPERYQLYHCRRDEYPPPAHQQETLDVGRFHRLPQLDHPNLIQRKAISGYAGFIPQFAWVMGMNYRDGVTQAMDQFDKNQFLFRNPFCAPGERLPRTHWPNTTIYNSQGLIPFYMGFIPSRQNHFALTFGDSTRKAYQKELERRNQTL, from the exons ATGACAGCCACTCAGAAACAGACCCTCTTCACGCCGGAACCTCACTATGTCCCTGG CTATGCTGGCTTTTACCCGCAGCTGCGCTACCAGGTGGGGAACACCTATGGGCGCACCACAGCACAGCTGCTCACAGACCCCAGCGTACAGAAGAGCCCATGCTCCGTGCTGTCACCCGTATCCAAGCCCAAGTTTATCGAGGACTTCAGCAAGTCCAAGCCGCCTCCAGTACCCTGCCGTGAGCTGACAGAGCCTTACATCCCCCACTGCACTG GTCTGAAGCCCTACAAGAACTTTGAGAACCTGGGCCGGTTACCACCCCAGGACCTGGACGCTGAAGGGCCGTCAGGGGTAGAGAATGTATCCAAGCAGATCCTGCGGCCTGCTGGCATCATGCCCTACCCCCCGTACCCCCCGTGCCCACCAGGCAGGAAGGGGGACTCCAGGGGCCTCGGACACCCAGGCTTGCGGCTGGCGTATGGGGAGGAGGGCTGGAAAACCCCCACTGCTGCTCACGAGGCCCCTGAGCGGTACCAG CTGTACCACTGCAGGAGGGACGAAtacccacccccagcccaccaGCAGGAGACATTAGATGTAGGCAGGTTCCACAGGCTACCCCAGCTGGATCACCCCAACCTGATTCAACGCAAGGCCATCTCAG GGTATGCTGGCTTCATCCCCCAGTTTGCGTGGGTGATGGGCATGAACTACCGCGATGGGGTCACACAGGCCATGGATCAGTTTGACAAAAACCAG TTCTTGTTTAGAAACCCCTTCTGTGCCCCGGGCGAGAGGCTGCCCCGAACACACTGGCCCAATACCACCATCTAcaacagccagggcctgatacCCTTCTACATGGGATTCATACCAT CCAGGCAAAACCACTTTGCGCTGACATTTGGCGACAGCACCCGCAAGGCCTACCAGAAGGAACTGGAGAGGAGAAACCAGACGCTATGA
- the TUBB4B gene encoding tubulin beta-4B chain, whose protein sequence is MREIVHLQAGQCGNQIGAKFWEVISDEHGIDPTGTYHGDSDLQLERINVYYNEATGGKYVPRAVLVDLEPGTMDSVRSGPFGQIFRPDNFVFGQSGAGNNWAKGHYTEGAELVDSVLDVVRKEAESCDCLQGFQLTHSLGGGTGSGMGTLLISKIREEYPDRIMNTFSVVPSPKVSDTVVEPYNATLSVHQLVENTDETYCIDNEALYDICFRTLKLTTPTYGDLNHLVSATMSGVTTCLRFPGQLNADLRKLAVNMVPFPRLHFFMPGFAPLTSRGSQQYRALTVPELTQQMFDAKNMMAACDPRHGRYLTVAAVFRGRMSMKEVDEQMLNVQNKNSSYFVEWIPNNVKTAVCDIPPRGLKMSATFIGNSTAIQELFKRISEQFTAMFRRKAFLHWYTGEGMDEMEFTEAESNMNDLVSEYQQYQDATAEEEGEFEEEAEEEVA, encoded by the exons atgaGGGAGATCGTGCACCTGCAGGCCGGCCAGTGCGGCAACCAGATCGGCGCTAAG TTCTGGGAGGTGATAAGCGATGAGCATGGCATCGACCCGACGGGCACTTACCACGGAGACAGTGACCTGCAGCTGGAGCGGATCAATGTGTACTATAACGAGGCCACTG gtGGCAAGTACGTGCCCCGCGCCGTGCTCGTGGACCTGGAGCCGGGCACCATGGATTCCGTGCGCTCGGGACCCTTCGGGCAGATCTTCAGGCCTGACAACTTCGTCTTTG GTCAGAGTGGTGCCGGGAACAACTGGGCCAAGGGACACTACACAGAGGGCGCGGAGCTGGTGGACTCGGTGCTGGACGTCGTGAGGAAGGAGGCGGAGAGCTGTGACTGCCTGCAGGGCTTCCAGCTGACCCACTCCCTGGGCGGGGGGACTGGGTCTGGGATGGGCACCCTCCTCATCAGCAAGATCAGGGAGGAGTACCCGGACAGAATCATGAACACCTTCAGTGTGGTGCCCTCGCCCAAGGTTTCGGACACTGTGGTGGAGCCCTACAATGCCACCCTCTCAGTCCACCAGCTGGTAGAGAACACAGACGAAACCTATTGCATTGATAACGAGGCTCTCTATGACATCTGCTTCAGAACCCTGAAGCTCACCACACCTACCTACGGTGACCTGAACCACCTGGTGTCAGCCACCATGAGTGGGGTCACCACCTGCCTGCGCTTTCCTGGTCAGCTCAATGCTGACCTGCGCAAGCTGGCCGTCAACATGGTGCCCTTCCCACGCCTGCACTTCTTCATGCCCGGCTTCGCTCCCCTCACCAGTCGGGGCAGCCAGCAGTACCGGGCCCTGACGGTTCCCGAGCTCACCCAGCAGATGTTTGATGCCAAGAACATGATGGCTGCCTGTGACCCCCGCCACGGCCGCTACCTGACCGTGGCTGCTGTTTTCAGGGGCCGCATGTCCATGAAGGAGGTGGATGAGCAGATGCTTAATGTTCAGAACAAGAACAGCAGCTATTTCGTTGAGTGGATCCCCAACAACGTAAAAACAGCTGTCTGTGACATTCCACCCCGGGGGCTAAAAATGTCTGCCACCTTCATCGGCAACAGCACAGCCATCCAGGAGCTGTTCAAACGCATCTCGGAGCAGTTCACAGCCATGTTCCGGCGCAAGGCCTTCCTGCACTGGTACACGGGCGAGGGCATGGACGAGATGGAGTTCACCGAGGCCGAGAGCAACATGAACGACCTGGTGTCCGAGTACCAGCAGTACCAGGATGCCACGGCCGAGGAGGAGGGCGAGTTTGAGGAGGAGGCCGAGGAGGAGGTGGCCTAG